Part of the Sporomusa termitida genome, TCGCCCGATTATATCCTGACAGTTGAGACTAAGGGGATTCCGCTGGCCTTTATGACCGCCCGGGCCTTTGACTTGCCGCTGATTACTGTGCGGCGCGGCAGCAAAGTAACTGAGGGCTCGGCAGTTAGTATCAACTATGTAACCGGATCGTACAAACGCATTCAGTCCATGTCGCTGCCTAAACGGGCCCTGCCGGCCGGGGCCAAGGTACTGATTATCGATGATTTTATGAAAGCCGGCGGCACCGCCCGGGGCATGGTAGATCTGGCCCAGGAGGTAGGGGCTAAGGTGTGTGGTATCGGTGTACTTGTGGCCACCGCCGAGCCTGAGCCCAAATTAGTGGAAGACTATCTGGCCTTGCTTATTTTACATGATGTACATGAACATACTAAAGTAACAGATATCAGGCCGGTGCTTACGACCGGCTGATGTGATCTTACGGGCTGTAAGTGTAAGCCGATTATTCGTGTAAAGGGGGCAGACAGGTGTTTAATCCTATGACCGGTGTAACACTGTCAGATATTGAGCAAGCCAGGGAGGTGCTGGCTGGCGTTATTCATCATACTACTCTTGATCGCAGCAGTACTTTTAGTTCTCTGGCCAGCAGTGATGTTTATTTAAAATTAGAAAACCTGCAAAAAACCGGGTCTTTCAAGATCCGGGGTGCCTATAATAAAATTAAGAGCTTAACCCCGGAGGAAAAGCTGCGCGGGGTTATCGCCGCTTCGGCGGGCAATCATGCCCAAGGCGTCGCTTATGGTGCCAGGGCAGCCGGGATTAAAGCCACGATTGTCATGCCGGAGATTGCGCCTTTGGCAAAGATTACGGCTACCCGGGGCTATGGGGCTGAGGTTGTCCTAGCCGGAGGCGTCTATGATGAAGCCTATGCCAAAGCGATTGAACTTCAGGCCGAAACCGGCCAGACCTTTATTCATGCCTTTAACGATCATGCCGTTATTGCCGGGCAGGGGACCATTGGTCTGGAAATATTAGCGGATCTGGAAGATGTCGATGCCATTGTTGTGCCTATTGGCGGTGGTGGTTTGATTGCCGGTATTGCTGTGGCCGTGAAAGAATTGGCGCCGCATGTAAAAGTGTATGGCGTGCAGGCCCAGGGGGCACCGGCCATGTATATGTCCAAAAAGGCGCATGCCATTAAAACAACCAGGGACGCGGAAACCTTTGCTGATGGTATTGCTGTTAAAATTCCCGGGGACCTGACTTTTGCGCTGATCGAAAAATATGTGGATGATATTTTTGTCATTGATGATGAAGCAATTGCCGGCACAATTCTGATGCTGTTGGAGCGGGCCAAACTGATGGTGGAAGGGGCCGGGGCCATTAGTCTTGCTGCTATTTTGCATGACCGGATTCCGGCCAAGGGCAAGCTTGTCAGTGTAATTTCCGGTGGGAATGTTGATGTTAATTTTATATCCCGGATTATTGAACGTGGTCTGGTGAAGGCCGGCCGGCGTGTGCGTCTTCAGACTGTTGTCGTAGACCGGCCGGGCAGTCTGCAGCGGCTGCTGGCTATTATTGCCCGGTTGCAGGCCAATGTTCTCTATGTTTCCCATGACCGGGTTGAACGGCATGTGCCGTTGGGCCAGGCTGTTGTCGAGATTGGGCTGGAGACAAGAGATGTTCTTCATACTGAACACATTATGGCATCCCTGCGTCGAGAGCAGTATAAGGTAGAGATTATTTAAACGTTCGTTTGGAGGCCAAAGCTGTTTTATTTGCATACCTTAAAGGAATATGATATTTTGTGTCGAAGGGATATTACTTGTTCCAGATTGAGCAATCCTGATCGTTAACAACCATCGGGAATGGAGGTATATAGATGTCGAATTTGATGACCATCATCCTGGCAGCTGGTAAAGGCACCCGTATGAAGTCGGCTTTGCCGAAGGTGTTGCACCAGGTTGGTGGTAAACCTATGGTTCAGCAGGTGCTTGATGCCGCCAAGTACGCCGGCGCCGTCAGGAATGTTGTTGTCATTGGTTTTGGTGCTCAGAGTGTAGCGGACGCACTGGCGGGCCAGGCAGAGTTTGCTGTGCAGGCAGAACAGCTTGGTACCGGGCATGCCGTGATGCAGGCCAGGCAGCAGCTGGCGGTATTTGATGGTACGGTGATGGTATTATGCGGTGATACGCCGCTTTTGACCGGAGCACTTTTGCAAAAGATGTATGACGAGCATTGCCGCGCGCAGGCTGTGGCGACTGTACTTACCGCAGTTATGCCTGATCCGGCCGGATATGGACGGGTAATCCGCAATCCGGCGGGCCAGGTTGTCAAAATTGTTGAACACAAGGACGCTAATCCGGCTGAACTGGCAGTAAACGAGGTTAATACCGGTATCTATTGCTTCGCAGCCAAAGAATTGCTCAGCGCGCTTGACGGCCTGACCTGCAATAATGCCCAAGGCGAGTATTATCTCACTGATGTCATTGCCATTTTAAACAGCAATCAGCATAAGGTATGGGCAGTGGCGGCCCCTGACTACCATGAGACCCTGGGCATAAACTCCCGGGCGCAGCTGGCTGAGGCCGAAGGAATAATCAGGCGCCGGCAGCTGGATTTGCTCATGGACAGTGGCGTCACGATTATGGACCCGGGCAGTACCTTTATTGACGCACAGGTTGAGATCGGTCCTGACAGTATTATTTACCCCTTTACATGGATAGAAGGCAATAGTAAAATCGGCGCTAACGCAGTGCTTGGCCCTAATAGCCGTATCGTGAATACGGTTATCGGCCCTCGTTCCACACTGCATTTTACGTATGCCCATGACTGTGTAATTGGTGAAGATGTAACTGTAGGGCCCTATGTCCATTTACGGCCGAACACGGAAATAAAAAATGGCGCCAAAATCGGCAATTTTGTGGAAGTAAAGAATACAGTTGTTGGTGAGAAGAGTAAAATACCTCATCTTAGTTATATCGGCGACACCGATATGGGGGCTGGTGTAAATATTGGATCAGGTACGATTACGGTTAATTATGATGGCAAGCATAAACACCGCACTACCATCGAAGATGAGGCTTTTATTGGCTGCAATACCAATCTGGTAGCTCCTGTTACTATTGGCCGTGGTTCTTATATAGCGGCCGGGTCAACGATTACCAAAAACGTTCCCCCTGGTTCTCTTGGAGTAGCGCGCTCACGCCAGAGTAATCTTGAGGGCTGGGCGGAAAAACAGCGGAGGTAAGAAAAGTGGAAGATACTAAACGGTTACGAATATTCAGCGGCAACGCCAATCCAGCGTTAGCCCACGAAATTGCAGCTTATCTCGGGTTGACAGTAGGCGATGCTTTTGTCGGCAGGTTTAATAATGGTGAAATTCAGGTTATGATTGATGAAAGTGTCCGCGGAACAGATGTCTTTATTGTTCAGCCGACAAGCTATCCGGTTAACGATAATATGATGGAAATGTTAATTATGATTGATGCTGTAAAACGTGCATCGGCCAGAAACATTACTGCAGTTATTCCTTATTATGCATATGCCCGCCAGGACAGAAAAACCCGCGGCCGGGAACCTATTTCCGCCAAACTGATGGCTAATCTCTTAACGGTAGCAGGAGCTACCCGGGTAGTTACCATGGATCTCCATGCCGGTCAGATTCAGGGTTTCTTTGATATTCCTGTGGATAACCTGCCAGGTGTACCTACCCTGGCTGAATATATTATGTCCTTGCAACTGGAAGACCTTGTTGTTGTTTCTCCCGATCTGGGCGGTGTTTCTAGGGCCCGGCTGTTTGCTGACCGTATGCATGCGCCGATTGCTATTATCGAAAAGCGCCGCCCGGCCCCGGGTGTAGCTGAGGTAATGAACCTGATTGGCAATGTCGAGGGAAAAACAGCTGTTATTGTCGATGATATCGTTGATACGGCCGGTTCACTGACGGAAGGGGCTAATGCCCTATCCCGCATGGGCGCCAAAGCGGTGTATGCCTGCTGTACTCACGCCGTGTTGAGCGACCCGGCGGTAGAGCGGATACAAAAGTCGAATATTACCGAACTTATTGTTACTAATACTATTCCCATGTCGGCAGCGAAAGCCAGTTCTAAGATTAAAGTACTGTCGGTTGCCCCGCTCCTGGGGGAGGCGATTATCCGGATCTTTGGTGAACTCTCTGTCAGCAAATTGTTTGACGATTAAAGTAATAGGGGGCAGCCCTACGCTATGAGCGCTTTAGATAAAGACAGTTTCGTTTTGGCGGATAAGATATAATGGAGGTCACTTACATAGGGCGCGACGACTCGCGCCCTATTTGTAAGTAAGCGAATATGGACAATTATGCGATTACCCGGGCCCGGATTACGGATGTTCCCGCTATTGCCGGCCTGTTTACGGAAAGTTTTATGGATAGTGTACTTCATCATTGCGGCGGGCGTCTGCCTAAACCCCAGGCGATGGAGGACGTATTCCGCCTGGTGTATACGGCAGAGCCGGAAGCGGCCCTGATTGCCAAAACGGACTCAGGGGAACTTATCGGCTACTGTTTTGCACCAGTCAGGTTAAACCGACTCTGGCTTCAGGCCATTACGGGCGGCCATCTTGCCAAATGGGCCTGGCGCTGGTTAACGGGTAAGTACGGTTTTGGCCTCCATCCTGTCAAAATAATTGTCTTAAACAAACTGGCATTTCTACGCTCGGCTGCCGTTCCCGGGAAAGCTGCCAATGCCCGTATCTTATCTGTTGCTGTTGCTCCAACCGCACGCGGTTTGGGTGTGGCCAGCGCTTTAATGGCGGCAGCGGACGGTTACTTCCGGGAGAAGCAGGTAACGCGGGTACGGCTGGAAGTACGGCCGGATAACCGCCCGGCTATCCGGGTGTATGAGAAGTTAGGCTAT contains:
- the purR gene encoding pur operon repressor, whose translation is MNKVRKMERVSALTKLIADRPRHLFSLSQFSELFGAAKSTICEDITTIKETLGHFGLGTIETVAGAAGGIRFIPAVSPQETDRLLQALAQRLAEPDRIIPGGFLYMSDLLFTPHLMVKVGEIFMERLAHLSPDYILTVETKGIPLAFMTARAFDLPLITVRRGSKVTEGSAVSINYVTGSYKRIQSMSLPKRALPAGAKVLIIDDFMKAGGTARGMVDLAQEVGAKVCGIGVLVATAEPEPKLVEDYLALLILHDVHEHTKVTDIRPVLTTG
- the ilvA gene encoding threonine ammonia-lyase — protein: MTGVTLSDIEQAREVLAGVIHHTTLDRSSTFSSLASSDVYLKLENLQKTGSFKIRGAYNKIKSLTPEEKLRGVIAASAGNHAQGVAYGARAAGIKATIVMPEIAPLAKITATRGYGAEVVLAGGVYDEAYAKAIELQAETGQTFIHAFNDHAVIAGQGTIGLEILADLEDVDAIVVPIGGGGLIAGIAVAVKELAPHVKVYGVQAQGAPAMYMSKKAHAIKTTRDAETFADGIAVKIPGDLTFALIEKYVDDIFVIDDEAIAGTILMLLERAKLMVEGAGAISLAAILHDRIPAKGKLVSVISGGNVDVNFISRIIERGLVKAGRRVRLQTVVVDRPGSLQRLLAIIARLQANVLYVSHDRVERHVPLGQAVVEIGLETRDVLHTEHIMASLRREQYKVEII
- the glmU gene encoding bifunctional UDP-N-acetylglucosamine diphosphorylase/glucosamine-1-phosphate N-acetyltransferase GlmU; this encodes MSNLMTIILAAGKGTRMKSALPKVLHQVGGKPMVQQVLDAAKYAGAVRNVVVIGFGAQSVADALAGQAEFAVQAEQLGTGHAVMQARQQLAVFDGTVMVLCGDTPLLTGALLQKMYDEHCRAQAVATVLTAVMPDPAGYGRVIRNPAGQVVKIVEHKDANPAELAVNEVNTGIYCFAAKELLSALDGLTCNNAQGEYYLTDVIAILNSNQHKVWAVAAPDYHETLGINSRAQLAEAEGIIRRRQLDLLMDSGVTIMDPGSTFIDAQVEIGPDSIIYPFTWIEGNSKIGANAVLGPNSRIVNTVIGPRSTLHFTYAHDCVIGEDVTVGPYVHLRPNTEIKNGAKIGNFVEVKNTVVGEKSKIPHLSYIGDTDMGAGVNIGSGTITVNYDGKHKHRTTIEDEAFIGCNTNLVAPVTIGRGSYIAAGSTITKNVPPGSLGVARSRQSNLEGWAEKQRR
- a CDS encoding ribose-phosphate diphosphokinase, with the protein product MEDTKRLRIFSGNANPALAHEIAAYLGLTVGDAFVGRFNNGEIQVMIDESVRGTDVFIVQPTSYPVNDNMMEMLIMIDAVKRASARNITAVIPYYAYARQDRKTRGREPISAKLMANLLTVAGATRVVTMDLHAGQIQGFFDIPVDNLPGVPTLAEYIMSLQLEDLVVVSPDLGGVSRARLFADRMHAPIAIIEKRRPAPGVAEVMNLIGNVEGKTAVIVDDIVDTAGSLTEGANALSRMGAKAVYACCTHAVLSDPAVERIQKSNITELIVTNTIPMSAAKASSKIKVLSVAPLLGEAIIRIFGELSVSKLFDD
- a CDS encoding GNAT family N-acetyltransferase; its protein translation is MDNYAITRARITDVPAIAGLFTESFMDSVLHHCGGRLPKPQAMEDVFRLVYTAEPEAALIAKTDSGELIGYCFAPVRLNRLWLQAITGGHLAKWAWRWLTGKYGFGLHPVKIIVLNKLAFLRSAAVPGKAANARILSVAVAPTARGLGVASALMAAADGYFREKQVTRVRLEVRPDNRPAIRVYEKLGYYPEGTTYDSQGPWLIMFKDFCETGLKANV